The DNA segment ATCGGTACCGGCAGGGGGTCGCCGCCGTCAGGGGTGTGCGGTGTGGCGACGGCAGGCCGGCCGGGCGGTGACCTCTCCGGCAGCGGACCGATGAACGCCGGGTTCACCGGTGATCGCCTTCTTGATTTCCGGATTCTCGCCTGAACGTTTCAGCCGGTCCCGGAGTCCCGTTCCTGTCTTCGGCGATTTCTGCGCAAGTGAGGGCTGCCCTGGGCGGAAAGCCGCCGCGGCGCGCGTTGACCGGCGATCGACGGGATCGTAGCTTGATGCGCGGTGTTCCTGTGGGTGAATTCAGTTCAGGTGCACGAAAAACCCTTGTGGGGTCGGGAGTCATTCCTCGGTCAGGGGCCCTGCGCGACCTGCAAGGAGTTCGGTTTTGAGAAGCAGAACCACAACGGGTGCCGGGGTGATCAGCGCCCTCGCCGGAGTCGTCGCCTTGGCCGGCGTGGCCACCGTCGGAACGGCGCAGGCCGCCACCGGGTGCGCCGTGACCTACACGACCAACGACTGGCCGGGTGGGTTCACCGCCGCCATCACCATCCAGAACCTGGGCAGCGCGATCGACGGCTGGACCCTCGGGTTCGCCTTCCCCGACAGCGGTCAGAAGGTGGGCACGGGCTGGTCGGCCACCTACAGTCAGAGCGGGCAGAACGTCACGGCCACGAACGTGGACTACAACGGCGCCATCGCGACCGGCGCGTCGTTGTCCATCGGGTTCAACGGCAGTTGGTCGGGGTCCAACCCCAAGCCCACCTCGTTCACCTTGAACGGCGTCACCTGCACCGGCTCTGCCACCACCTCATCACCGACCCCGTCGCCCACCCCGACACGCTCGCCCTCGCCCTCAGCCACCCCCACGCGCTCACCCTCCCCCTCCCCCTCACCCTCAGCCTCGCCCTCGACGACGCCGTCGAGTGGTGCGGTGTACGTGTCGCCGAACGGCAGGGACGGTGCCGCGGGGACCCAGTCCGACCCGACGACCCTCACTTCGGCGCTCACACGCGTCGCCCCCGGCGGGACGATCTACCTGCGCGGCGGGCGGTACGCCTTCACGCAGACGATCACCATCGCACCGGGCAACAACGGCACGTCGAACGCCCGCAAGACCCTGTCCGCCTACCCCGGTGAGACCCCGGTGCTGAACTTCTCGGCCCAGAGCGAGTCCTCGTCGAACCGCGGACTCGTCGTGAACGGCTCGTACTGGCATGTGTACGGCATCGTCGTCGAGCGGGCCGGCGACAACGGGATCTACGTCGGCGGCAGCAACAACGTCATCGAACGCACGGTGACCCGGTTCAATCGCGACACCGGGCTGCAGCTCGGGCGGATCGCCTCCGACACCCCCCGCGACCAGTGGCCGTCCAACAACCTCATCCTCAGCGCGGAGTCGCACGACAACGCCGACTCCGACGGTGAGGACGCCGACGGCTTCGCCGCGAAGCTCACCACCGGCACCGGCAACGTCTTCCGCTACGCCGTGTCCCACAACAACATCGACGACGGCTGGGACCTCTACACCAAGACGGACACCGGAGCCATCGGGCCGGTGACCATCGAGGACTCCCTGTCCTACAACAACGGCACCCTCACCGACGGCAGCCAGGCCGGCGCCGGCGACCGCAACGGCTACAAGCTCGGCGGCGACAAGATCTCCGTCAGCCACATCGTCCGGCGAAGCATCGCCTACCGCAACGGCCACCACGGGTTCACCTACAACAGCAACCCGGGCACGATGTCGATCTCGAACAACGTCGGCATCGACAACGCCGAGCGCAACTTCTCCTTCGACGCCGGCACCTCGGTGTTCCGCAACAACACCTCGTGCCGCAGCGGCAGCGGGTCCAACGACAAGACCGTCGGTGACGTCGACAGCTCCAACCAGTTCTGGTCCGGCTCGAACGGGTCCCGGTGCTCCTCCTACACCGGAGCCATGGGCTGGTCCTTCGCCTCGGACGGCCGCCTCGTCGTGACCTTCGGCGGCAGGCCGGTCACGCCGTAACCGGTCGTCTCGTCAACGGCATGGACTCCCCGGCGGACTACGGCTCAGCCCTGCCTGCCTCTGCCAGGGTCACCGGCGGGGCCCGCCCACCGCGCCGTACGCGATGGGCGGGGCCCGCAGGGCGGCTTGCGCCGCGCCGGTCTCAGCGGCCGTTGACGGAGAAGTGCTGGTAGTCCTTGGCACCCGACCACGAGCCGCCCCAGCCCCAGCCGATCCGCTCGAAGGCCCGCACCACGCGGTCTCCGCTGTTGATCACGCCGGGCTTCTTGAGCGGCCGGTCCACGAACGCGTCCGCGTTGCGGTGGGCGTTGGAGCCGTTCGCGTAGACGTACGGGTTCTCCCGGGGGTTGAGGTCCACGGCGAGGCCGTACGCGTGGTTGGACCAGCTGCCGGAGCCGGTGGCGTTGCGGCAGTTGAAGGCCGAGGTGTTGTCGGCGTCGATGGAGTCGTAGTCGCTGCCCTTGTAGACGTCGACGGGCTCCATCCGGCGGATGGGGTAGCGCATCTCGTAGAGCTTGCCGAAGACGGAGGCGATGTCCTCGGCCACCTTCTTGTTGACCACCAGCGTGCCGGTGTGCGCCTGGTCGTCGAAGCCCCAATAGGTCATGGTGATCTTGCGTAGCCCACTCGGCGGAACCGGGCAGCCCGGACGCCACGAGTGCCGGAGCTCGTCACGGGACACCGTCTCAATCTTCGCGGAGAAGGGCGGCGGCCCGCTCGGGCTCGGTGTGGGCCCGGTCTCGGGCGTGGGCGATACCGGCACGGCCGTGGGCGTGACGGACGCGGACGGAGCGGGCGCGGCCGAGGAGGCGGTGGGCATGGGCGAGTCCGACGCCGGGGCCGCCGGGGCGGGCGCGGACACCCGGGTCCGGGCGGTGGCGGACGCTCCCGCGTCGCCGACCCCGCCACAGCCGGTCATCCCGACGAGAGCCGCCATCACTACCACTGACCTGCGGTTCCACAAGGAGGTCATAGGCGCAGGCTACCCGTGAACGAGACATGTGCCGGCGGTCGCGCGACACTCCTGTGGACAACGGGATTCCTGTGGATAAAACCTCGGCGGTTGACGACTCGCCGTATAGAACGGAATCGACATATGGAAGGGGCGCAAGCCGTACGAAATGACGATCGGAATCGTCATGTGCCGCCGCTAGGGTGGCGTCGTGCTTGAGGAACTGCGTTTCGGCGGGGTGACCGTGCCGACCCACGCGTTTTTCGTGGGCCTCGGCGTGGTCCTCGCGAGCGTGGTGTTCGTCCTGGAAGCACGGCGCCGGGGAGCCCTGCGGGAGGAGTCCCTCGTCGCCGTCACCGGCGCGCTGGTCGGCGGGGCGATAGGCATGCGGCTGTCCGGGTGGGCCGAGCATCTCGACTTCGCGCTCAACCCCGGCCTCGTCGAGGCGTGGATGTTCGGCGCCCGGAGCATCCTCGGCGGCCTGACCGGCGCATATGTCGGAGTGCTGGTCGCGAAACGGCTGATCGGCTATCGGGAGCGCACCGGCGACCTGTTCGCGCCCGCGGTCGCGCTCGGCATGGCCGTCGGCCGCGTCGGCTGCTTCCTCACGGAGGCCCCGGGCCGTCCCACGAGCCTTCCTTGGGGCGTCCACGCACCCGCCACCGTGCCGGAATGCCCCGGTTGCGTGACCGGACAGGCGATGCACCCGTCCTACCTGTACGAGACCGTCTTCCAGCTCGCCGCCTTCGGCGCGCTGCTGTGGGCCCGGAGCCGGGTTGACCGGCCGGGCGAGCTGTTCACCCTTTATCTGGGCGCGTACGCCGCCTTCCGGTTCCTCGTCGAGTTCACCAGGGCGAACGAGACGGTCTGGCTCGACCTGACCCGCCCGCAGTGGTTCCTCGTCCCGGGCCTCGCGCTTCTCGCCGTCCGCCTCGGGATCGGATATCGCAAGGGCTTCTACGATCGGCTGCTCCCCCGCCGGGGCGAGCGGCGACCGCTGTCACTGGGCGCCCGGCTGTCGCCTGCGGGCGAGGAGGAGAGATGAGCACACCCCCCGAGCCCTCCGAGCGGCCGGACGACCCGCAGCAGGGCGTTCCCGCCGGGACGCCGGACGATCAGCCGCACGGCGATCCCTCCGGGCTGCCGGACGACCCGCGGCACGGCGATCCGCGGCAGGGCGAACCGTCCGGGCGTCCGCCGGTACCGCCGCCCTCCGGCACGCCGCACGGTCCGGCCGGCCCGCCACCGCCCCAGGGCCCGGCCGGCCCGCCACCGCCCCAGGGCCCGGCCGGCCCGCCGCCGTCGTACGGCCCGGCCGGCCCACCGCCTCAAGGTCCCGGCGGTCCGCCGCATCAGGGCCCGGGTGGCCTGCCGCATCAGGGCCCGGGCGTCCCGCCGCCGTGGGGTGCGCCGCCGCCCTATGGCCCCGCCGGGCCGTACGGACCGCCTGCGCCGCAGAGCTCGACCGCCGTGGTCGTCGCGATGAC comes from the Microbispora sp. ZYX-F-249 genome and includes:
- a CDS encoding cellulose-binding domain-containing protein encodes the protein MRSRTTTGAGVISALAGVVALAGVATVGTAQAATGCAVTYTTNDWPGGFTAAITIQNLGSAIDGWTLGFAFPDSGQKVGTGWSATYSQSGQNVTATNVDYNGAIATGASLSIGFNGSWSGSNPKPTSFTLNGVTCTGSATTSSPTPSPTPTRSPSPSATPTRSPSPSPSPSASPSTTPSSGAVYVSPNGRDGAAGTQSDPTTLTSALTRVAPGGTIYLRGGRYAFTQTITIAPGNNGTSNARKTLSAYPGETPVLNFSAQSESSSNRGLVVNGSYWHVYGIVVERAGDNGIYVGGSNNVIERTVTRFNRDTGLQLGRIASDTPRDQWPSNNLILSAESHDNADSDGEDADGFAAKLTTGTGNVFRYAVSHNNIDDGWDLYTKTDTGAIGPVTIEDSLSYNNGTLTDGSQAGAGDRNGYKLGGDKISVSHIVRRSIAYRNGHHGFTYNSNPGTMSISNNVGIDNAERNFSFDAGTSVFRNNTSCRSGSGSNDKTVGDVDSSNQFWSGSNGSRCSSYTGAMGWSFASDGRLVVTFGGRPVTP
- a CDS encoding M15 family metallopeptidase — encoded protein: MTYWGFDDQAHTGTLVVNKKVAEDIASVFGKLYEMRYPIRRMEPVDVYKGSDYDSIDADNTSAFNCRNATGSGSWSNHAYGLAVDLNPRENPYVYANGSNAHRNADAFVDRPLKKPGVINSGDRVVRAFERIGWGWGGSWSGAKDYQHFSVNGR
- a CDS encoding prolipoprotein diacylglyceryl transferase, yielding MLEELRFGGVTVPTHAFFVGLGVVLASVVFVLEARRRGALREESLVAVTGALVGGAIGMRLSGWAEHLDFALNPGLVEAWMFGARSILGGLTGAYVGVLVAKRLIGYRERTGDLFAPAVALGMAVGRVGCFLTEAPGRPTSLPWGVHAPATVPECPGCVTGQAMHPSYLYETVFQLAAFGALLWARSRVDRPGELFTLYLGAYAAFRFLVEFTRANETVWLDLTRPQWFLVPGLALLAVRLGIGYRKGFYDRLLPRRGERRPLSLGARLSPAGEEER